The following proteins are encoded in a genomic region of Paenibacillus sp. FSL R7-0273:
- a CDS encoding carbohydrate-binding protein, which yields MITGVKKSMCTLLAAVTVLTAVLVPAPPKASAASDVTVNLSAEKQVIRGFGGINLPAWIGDLTPAQRDTAFGNGANQLGFSVLRIYVDENKNNWYREVDTAKAAIAKGATVFASPWNPPSDMTETFTRSGESAKRLRYDKYAAYAQHLNDFVTYMKNNGVDLYAISVQNEPDYAHTWTWWTPEEMLKFMKENAGSINCRVIAPESFSYLKNMSDPILNDPQALANMDILGAHTYGTSFSNFPYPLFKQKGAGKELWMTEVYYPNSNNSSANLWPEALEVAYHMHNAMAEADFQAYVWWYIRRQYGPMNEDGTISKRGDSMAQFSKFIRPGYVRVDATKNPDTNVYTSAYKGDNKVVIVAINKGTSAVNQKFVLQNGTASSVSPWVTDASRKVAAGAAINVTNNAFTAQLPAQSVTTFVAALGSGSGSTGTTYEAETGTTLTAAVTETTNSGYNGSGYVNFNAAADAAIQWNSIYCATASSKNVKFRYALESGTRNLDVYVNGTKVISNLAFTATGSWTTWGEKTIQVAMNVGINTLKVVTTGTEGPNIDSITLTLN from the coding sequence ATGATAACCGGTGTAAAAAAATCAATGTGTACCCTCCTGGCAGCTGTAACGGTACTGACGGCAGTACTGGTTCCTGCACCTCCCAAAGCTTCGGCAGCAAGTGATGTCACAGTTAACCTGTCGGCAGAGAAGCAGGTCATCCGCGGTTTTGGGGGAATCAATCTCCCCGCCTGGATTGGAGACCTGACCCCTGCACAAAGAGACACGGCATTCGGCAATGGTGCCAACCAGCTGGGCTTCTCTGTTCTGCGAATTTATGTAGACGAGAACAAAAATAACTGGTACAGGGAAGTAGATACCGCAAAGGCTGCTATTGCCAAAGGAGCGACAGTCTTCGCTTCGCCCTGGAATCCTCCAAGTGACATGACGGAAACCTTTACCCGTAGCGGCGAGTCAGCCAAGCGGCTCAGATATGACAAGTATGCTGCCTATGCGCAGCATCTCAATGATTTTGTTACGTACATGAAGAATAACGGAGTAGACCTCTACGCGATATCTGTGCAGAATGAACCGGATTATGCCCATACCTGGACCTGGTGGACACCTGAAGAAATGCTTAAGTTCATGAAAGAAAATGCCGGGTCCATCAATTGCCGGGTGATCGCTCCCGAATCCTTCTCCTATCTCAAAAATATGTCGGACCCGATTCTGAACGACCCGCAGGCCCTTGCGAATATGGATATTTTGGGTGCTCATACTTATGGCACCTCGTTCAGTAATTTCCCGTACCCGCTGTTTAAGCAAAAAGGGGCAGGGAAGGAGCTATGGATGACGGAAGTGTATTATCCCAACAGTAATAACAGCTCAGCCAACCTTTGGCCTGAGGCACTGGAAGTCGCTTACCATATGCATAATGCAATGGCCGAGGCGGATTTCCAGGCCTATGTGTGGTGGTACATCCGCCGCCAATACGGCCCGATGAATGAGGACGGTACGATCAGCAAGCGCGGGGACAGCATGGCCCAGTTCTCCAAATTCATCCGCCCGGGCTATGTCAGAGTGGACGCAACAAAGAATCCGGATACGAATGTGTACACCTCGGCTTACAAGGGAGACAACAAGGTTGTCATTGTAGCCATTAACAAGGGCACCTCAGCGGTCAATCAAAAATTTGTTCTGCAGAACGGAACAGCTTCAAGCGTATCCCCGTGGGTAACCGATGCGTCCAGAAAGGTTGCTGCAGGAGCTGCAATCAATGTGACCAACAATGCGTTTACAGCCCAGCTTCCTGCCCAGAGTGTAACAACCTTTGTAGCTGCACTGGGAAGCGGCAGCGGCAGCACCGGAACCACATACGAAGCCGAAACAGGCACAACCTTGACTGCTGCAGTAACAGAAACAACCAATTCCGGCTATAACGGCAGCGGATACGTCAATTTTAATGCAGCAGCGGATGCGGCCATCCAGTGGAACAGTATCTACTGCGCTACTGCCAGCAGCAAAAATGTGAAATTCCGTTATGCATTGGAGTCCGGCACGAGAAACCTGGATGTCTATGTAAATGGAACCAAGGTTATCAGCAATCTCGCCTTTACAGCAACCGGAAGCTGGACAACCTGGGGCGAGAAGACAATTCAGGTTGCGATGAATGTTGGAATCAACACCCTCAAGGTGGTCACTACCGGTACTGAAGGACCTAATATAGACAGCATTACCCTCACGCTTAATTAA
- a CDS encoding response regulator transcription factor, whose protein sequence is MFKVLLVDDEVFVRKGLLALIPWESLKFSIVGEADNGAEAMELIQQLEPDLVITDIRMPILDGLELVRSVKEAFFPDPMFIIISGYHDFKYAQQALRYGVHDYILKPIDEEEMSATLRKLSYSLGRKKFPALTNDDLTSSAILEALVQGDFHEEDADPFAAALGLEGESGFLYAVTEIHGHLQDKQPTLKQLQSVIQSLERIDTRVPVHEQQPGRFGMLLCTSRIQGGETGLMLHLEQLRAGLAEQLNISLSLYAGNPVDTLTAVNLSFKEANEAARHKYAETSGVIMYSAVKEKSLYVFDMSPALTNRLITQLEEGSMDDYLDTVNSMFRQFQEQRFTSQAVTGSLSRCMTGILSVIKDMDGSEDEILRLKELAERDIELWSLQMLKDHFILAVQEAADYIGRLRKAHSLSGIKPIKQYIDTHYTENISLKSIAAEFYMNAVYLGRLFRKTYGVYFNDYLLELRVGEAKKLLRQSDLRIYEIAGKVGFQSSDYFVTQFEKLEHVSPTEYRNMLIEKE, encoded by the coding sequence ATGTTCAAAGTGTTACTGGTAGACGATGAGGTGTTTGTCCGCAAGGGGCTGCTTGCGCTGATCCCATGGGAATCCCTTAAATTCAGCATAGTAGGTGAGGCGGATAATGGAGCGGAAGCAATGGAGCTGATCCAACAGCTTGAGCCTGATCTGGTGATTACAGACATCCGGATGCCCATTCTGGACGGGCTGGAGCTGGTTCGCAGTGTGAAGGAAGCTTTCTTCCCGGATCCGATGTTCATCATCATCAGCGGCTATCACGATTTCAAGTATGCCCAGCAGGCCCTGCGCTATGGTGTGCATGACTACATTCTGAAGCCCATAGACGAAGAGGAGATGAGTGCAACCCTGCGGAAGCTTTCCTATTCGCTCGGAAGGAAGAAGTTCCCTGCACTGACTAACGATGATCTCACAAGCAGTGCAATCCTGGAAGCGCTTGTACAGGGTGATTTCCATGAAGAGGATGCGGACCCTTTTGCTGCTGCACTGGGACTGGAAGGCGAAAGCGGCTTCTTGTATGCGGTTACCGAAATTCATGGTCATTTACAGGACAAGCAGCCTACCCTGAAGCAGCTTCAGAGCGTGATTCAATCCCTTGAACGTATAGACACCCGTGTCCCTGTACATGAGCAGCAGCCGGGAAGATTTGGAATGCTGCTGTGTACAAGCCGTATTCAAGGCGGCGAGACCGGTCTTATGCTGCATTTGGAGCAGCTTCGGGCAGGGCTGGCGGAGCAGCTGAATATTAGCCTCAGCCTCTATGCCGGTAATCCTGTGGATACCCTGACTGCTGTGAATCTTTCTTTTAAGGAGGCGAACGAAGCGGCAAGGCACAAATATGCCGAGACCTCCGGAGTCATTATGTATTCTGCGGTTAAAGAGAAGTCTTTGTACGTTTTCGATATGAGTCCGGCTTTGACCAACAGGCTTATTACGCAACTGGAAGAGGGAAGTATGGACGATTATCTGGATACTGTAAACAGTATGTTCCGGCAGTTTCAGGAGCAGCGCTTCACTTCACAGGCCGTTACAGGCTCCCTGTCCAGGTGTATGACCGGAATCCTTAGTGTTATTAAGGACATGGATGGCAGCGAGGATGAGATTTTACGGCTGAAGGAGCTTGCTGAACGGGACATTGAGCTCTGGAGCCTGCAGATGCTAAAGGACCATTTTATACTGGCGGTGCAGGAAGCGGCGGATTACATCGGCCGGCTCCGCAAAGCGCATAGCCTGAGCGGTATTAAACCTATCAAACAGTATATCGATACCCATTACACTGAAAATATCAGTCTCAAGAGTATCGCTGCTGAGTTTTATATGAATGCCGTATATCTGGGGCGGCTGTTCCGCAAAACCTACGGTGTCTATTTCAACGATTATCTGCTGGAGCTCCGGGTCGGGGAAGCCAAAAAGCTGCTCCGCCAGAGCGATTTGAGAATTTATGAAATTGCCGGTAAAGTCGGCTTTCAGAGCTCCGATTATTTCGTAACCCAATTTGAGAAGCTGGAGCATGTCTCGCCGACTGAATACCGGAACATGCTGATTGAAAAAGAATAG
- a CDS encoding sensor histidine kinase produces MNKFLNVMKLRDKLLMMYILSVFIPIVLTNVVFYNVTTTNIRNQKIRDADMALSNLKNDLQVTIDQGVGVSYSLYADSILNKTISRRFTSEMDYVETFNSYLRGALADQNVQGVHWYQVYTDNPTVLSSGYIDRLTDKVRLTDWYIQSKAFSAPYPTFIYSGQKFSLVQKLNNYNTGGIEQLVKIDLNMEHIQQIFRGSGFNGTVYLVDPRGKVKFQNNGAGITEEPLFREIPLPQNSLTFESAYTGINYLEGWSLKGVMDEENVLKDVRKSRYFVIWLACINFILPTIIIAAMSRSIHVRLVRILKHMKKVKAQNFQTIPYEEARDEIGQLTMEFNRMTETINSLINEVYIADIQKKDLELRQQQAQLHALYSQINPHFLFNSLESVRMRSLIKGEKETANIIQHMAKMFRKSISWSQNEVTVREELELIGSFLEIQQYRFGDKLEYSIVVDPAALDHRIPKMVLLPFVENASIHGIESSPDKGIITISVTVEGDRLIFRLEDNGIGMPPDKLKAIECYLKDNEDMGERVGMKNAYYRLKLCFQDRFKFAIHTGDGQGTSIEISLPLAELKF; encoded by the coding sequence ATGAACAAATTCCTGAATGTTATGAAGCTGCGCGACAAGCTGCTGATGATGTACATATTGTCAGTATTCATTCCCATCGTCCTGACGAATGTTGTTTTCTATAACGTCACCACTACGAATATACGGAATCAAAAAATCCGTGACGCAGACATGGCGCTGTCTAACTTGAAAAATGACCTGCAGGTGACCATCGATCAGGGGGTTGGCGTTTCTTACTCTCTGTATGCCGATTCTATACTCAACAAAACCATTTCCCGCCGATTTACAAGTGAGATGGATTATGTGGAAACGTTCAATTCGTATTTAAGAGGAGCGCTTGCAGACCAGAATGTACAAGGGGTTCACTGGTATCAGGTCTATACAGATAATCCCACTGTACTGTCCTCGGGCTATATTGACCGTTTAACAGACAAGGTCCGCCTTACCGACTGGTATATCCAGTCCAAAGCCTTCTCAGCCCCTTATCCGACCTTTATTTATTCCGGACAAAAATTCAGTCTGGTTCAAAAATTAAATAACTACAATACCGGAGGCATCGAACAGCTCGTCAAAATCGATCTTAATATGGAGCATATCCAGCAAATTTTCCGGGGAAGCGGCTTTAACGGCACAGTCTATCTGGTGGACCCCCGGGGGAAAGTGAAGTTTCAGAATAACGGAGCCGGCATAACAGAAGAGCCTCTTTTCAGGGAAATTCCCCTCCCTCAAAATTCACTGACCTTTGAATCTGCCTACACCGGAATTAACTATCTGGAGGGCTGGAGCCTGAAAGGGGTCATGGACGAGGAAAACGTACTCAAGGATGTGCGCAAGTCACGTTATTTTGTCATTTGGCTGGCCTGCATCAACTTTATCCTGCCCACTATCATTATTGCAGCCATGTCGAGATCAATTCATGTGCGGCTGGTACGGATTCTGAAGCATATGAAAAAGGTGAAGGCCCAGAACTTCCAGACCATCCCCTACGAGGAGGCGAGAGACGAAATCGGCCAATTGACAATGGAGTTCAACCGGATGACTGAGACAATCAACAGCCTGATTAATGAGGTCTATATTGCCGATATTCAAAAAAAGGATCTGGAGCTGCGGCAGCAGCAGGCACAGCTTCATGCTTTGTACAGCCAGATTAACCCTCATTTCCTGTTCAACTCGCTGGAATCGGTCCGGATGCGAAGCCTTATTAAAGGGGAGAAGGAGACGGCAAATATCATTCAGCATATGGCGAAAATGTTCCGCAAATCCATCTCCTGGAGCCAGAACGAGGTTACTGTCCGCGAAGAGCTGGAGCTCATCGGCAGCTTTCTGGAGATCCAGCAATACCGCTTCGGCGACAAGCTGGAATACAGCATCGTGGTTGATCCCGCAGCACTTGACCACCGGATTCCGAAGATGGTGCTGCTGCCTTTTGTAGAGAATGCCAGCATTCATGGTATCGAATCGAGTCCGGATAAAGGGATTATTACGATCTCCGTTACGGTAGAAGGAGACCGGCTTATTTTCAGACTGGAGGATAACGGGATTGGAATGCCACCGGATAAGCTGAAGGCAATAGAGTGTTACCTGAAGGACAATGAGGATATGGGCGAGCGGGTCGGAATGAAAAATGCCTATTACCGTTTAAAGCTGTGCTTCCAGGACCGCTTCAAATTTGCAATTCACACCGGGGACGGACAGGGGACAAGCATTGAAATTTCCCTTCCGCTTGCGGAACTGAAATTCTAA
- a CDS encoding ABC transporter substrate-binding protein, which yields MLKSKFVTAGMALVLAAALGGCSGNSNDSSGSNTAEPGNSAGSEDTSPVTYKYFSFGAPKKQVLASETTIGKELQTQTGVDWNIEYLVGDGDTKAGVMIASGDYPDIIDSSNQMAKLMDAGAFIPLDDLIDKYGPNIKRVYGPYFDKFRQEDGKIYFFPYDANIGYVSEPNFQTGFYIQRSVLKEFNYPTIKTLDEYFDLIKQYKDKYPQVDGQDTIGFATFAGEQGSFFTLQNPANHLAGYPNDGSTIVDMETHEAKLVGGSDYQKRWIKKLNEANGQGLVDPESFTMNRDQYLAKLTSGRVLGYFSYSWQVGDATNNLKKAGNDDKRYVALPIVFDKEIKDQYIDPPGFVNNYGVGITVNAKDPERIIKYFDNLLKEENQILVQWGVKDQSYTVDENGRFTYANDEQRQMHEDPEKSTKFGFDYFNYSWPRYGNNSVLEDGNAYGPGNQPEVASYGYTEGDKELLAKYGVQTFSELFSAPDARPWSPAWSIALEQGSPEQMFITKADDLQRKYLPTMILDNTANFDKNWDEYMGQFNKLDKKTYEDFITKKVQERVAGNW from the coding sequence ATGTTAAAGAGCAAATTTGTAACCGCCGGCATGGCACTCGTCCTGGCGGCAGCTTTGGGAGGCTGCAGCGGTAACAGTAATGATTCATCGGGCAGCAACACCGCAGAACCGGGGAATTCAGCGGGCAGCGAAGACACCTCGCCGGTTACCTACAAGTATTTCAGCTTTGGTGCACCCAAGAAACAAGTTTTAGCAAGCGAAACTACAATCGGTAAAGAATTGCAGACCCAGACCGGTGTTGATTGGAACATAGAGTATCTGGTGGGGGACGGCGACACAAAAGCCGGGGTTATGATTGCCAGCGGAGACTACCCTGACATTATCGATTCCAGTAACCAGATGGCCAAATTGATGGATGCGGGAGCCTTCATTCCGCTCGATGATCTGATTGACAAGTATGGCCCCAATATTAAGCGTGTATATGGACCTTACTTCGATAAGTTCAGACAGGAAGACGGTAAAATCTACTTCTTCCCGTACGATGCCAACATCGGTTATGTCTCCGAGCCAAATTTCCAGACAGGATTTTATATTCAGCGCTCAGTCCTGAAGGAGTTCAACTATCCCACAATCAAAACCCTTGACGAATATTTTGATCTGATCAAGCAATACAAGGATAAATATCCGCAGGTGGACGGCCAGGACACGATTGGCTTCGCTACCTTTGCCGGAGAGCAGGGCAGCTTCTTTACACTCCAGAATCCGGCCAACCACCTGGCAGGCTATCCTAATGACGGCAGTACCATTGTGGATATGGAGACGCATGAAGCCAAGCTGGTAGGAGGCTCTGATTATCAGAAGCGGTGGATCAAGAAGCTGAATGAGGCGAACGGCCAGGGCCTGGTCGATCCTGAATCCTTTACGATGAACAGAGACCAGTATTTGGCCAAGCTGACCTCAGGACGCGTGCTCGGTTATTTCAGCTATTCCTGGCAGGTCGGCGACGCAACCAACAACCTGAAGAAGGCCGGCAATGATGACAAGCGTTATGTTGCGCTGCCGATCGTGTTTGACAAAGAAATCAAGGATCAATATATCGATCCTCCCGGCTTTGTAAACAACTATGGCGTAGGCATCACGGTTAATGCCAAGGATCCGGAGCGGATTATCAAATACTTCGACAACCTGCTCAAGGAAGAGAATCAGATTCTGGTTCAGTGGGGCGTTAAGGATCAGTCCTATACTGTAGATGAGAACGGCCGGTTCACCTATGCCAATGATGAACAGCGCCAGATGCACGAGGATCCGGAGAAAAGCACTAAATTCGGCTTCGACTATTTCAACTACAGCTGGCCGCGTTACGGCAATAACTCTGTACTGGAGGACGGCAATGCTTACGGGCCGGGGAACCAGCCTGAGGTAGCATCCTACGGATATACAGAAGGTGACAAGGAGCTGCTTGCAAAATACGGCGTACAAACCTTCAGCGAGCTGTTCAGTGCTCCTGATGCACGCCCGTGGTCGCCGGCCTGGTCCATTGCCCTGGAGCAGGGTTCACCTGAACAGATGTTTATCACCAAGGCGGATGACCTGCAGCGTAAATATCTGCCTACCATGATTTTGGACAATACGGCTAACTTCGATAAGAACTGGGATGAATACATGGGCCAGTTCAACAAGCTGGATAAGAAGACGTATGAGGATTTCATCACCAAAAAAGTCCAGGAGCGGGTTGCGGGCAATTGGTGA
- a CDS encoding ABC transporter permease produces MEKPVYSVSPPPESNGAGLNKTHTFFKRLIQQKTLAFMCIPFVIWAFVFKYLPLWGWTMAFQNFKPARSFSEQEWAGLKHFRILFEDSTFYRVLRNTLVMSTIQLVLGFVTAITLALLLNELKNIIFKRVVQTVSYLPHFISWVVASSIVLTVLSPDGIINLLLTKLHLLDKPVLWMGKGEYFWGILGATQVWKDVGWNTIIYLAAITAIDPSQYEAAEIDGANRFQRMMSITLPGLKPVIIILLIMNLGNILESGFEPQYLLGNGMNLDYSENLDIFVLKYGLGMGNFSLGTAAGIFKTVVSFIFLFSANHIAKRMGESRLF; encoded by the coding sequence GTGGAGAAACCGGTCTATTCTGTAAGCCCGCCGCCTGAATCCAACGGAGCGGGTTTAAATAAAACCCATACTTTTTTTAAACGCCTGATACAGCAGAAGACGCTGGCCTTTATGTGTATACCTTTTGTAATCTGGGCTTTTGTCTTTAAGTATCTCCCGCTGTGGGGCTGGACCATGGCATTTCAGAATTTCAAGCCGGCCAGAAGCTTTTCGGAGCAGGAGTGGGCTGGGTTAAAGCATTTCCGGATTCTGTTCGAGGACAGCACCTTTTACCGGGTGTTAAGAAATACGCTGGTGATGAGCACCATTCAGCTGGTGCTGGGGTTCGTTACCGCGATCACGCTGGCACTGCTGCTGAATGAGCTGAAGAATATTATTTTTAAACGCGTTGTACAGACCGTCAGCTATTTACCCCACTTCATCTCCTGGGTTGTGGCATCCAGCATTGTGCTAACCGTGTTATCGCCGGACGGCATTATTAATCTGCTGCTCACAAAGCTGCATCTTCTGGATAAGCCGGTGCTCTGGATGGGTAAGGGTGAGTATTTCTGGGGAATTCTCGGGGCGACACAGGTCTGGAAGGATGTGGGCTGGAACACCATAATCTATCTGGCAGCCATCACTGCCATAGATCCCTCTCAATATGAGGCGGCTGAAATCGACGGGGCTAACCGCTTTCAGCGGATGATGAGCATAACGCTCCCCGGACTCAAGCCGGTTATCATTATCCTGCTGATTATGAACCTGGGTAATATTCTTGAATCCGGATTTGAGCCGCAATATTTGTTGGGCAACGGGATGAATCTTGATTACTCGGAGAACCTGGATATCTTTGTGCTGAAATATGGTTTGGGTATGGGTAACTTCTCTCTGGGGACGGCAGCAGGCATATTCAAAACCGTCGTCAGCTTCATATTCCTGTTCTCAGCCAACCATATTGCCAAGAGAATGGGTGAAAGCAGATTATTCTAG
- a CDS encoding carbohydrate ABC transporter permease, producing MQTTKKARLRNSSPGDRVFDICNVIFMICLMVVTMYPFINMIAVSLNDANDAVRGGIYLWPRMWTLNNYKYIFGESDIYHATLISLLRTVIGTAVSVFCTAMLAFTVSRQEFVLRKFVTVFFVFTMYFSGGLIPGYLLIRNLGLTDSFWVYIVPGVIGVFNMIVVRSFIEGLPEGILESARIDGAGEFTTFMRVVLPLTIPAMATVSLFTAVGQWNSWFDVFLYNSSNIKLSTLQYELMKILQTTNTSATAGAVEAYQSAGNAVRVTPTSLRATMTIIASVPILMVYPFLQRYFVQGMTVGGVKG from the coding sequence ATGCAGACAACGAAAAAGGCCCGTTTACGCAATTCCAGTCCCGGAGACCGCGTATTTGACATATGCAACGTAATCTTCATGATCTGTCTGATGGTTGTTACGATGTATCCTTTCATTAATATGATCGCAGTCTCTCTTAATGATGCCAACGACGCCGTCAGGGGCGGTATCTATTTGTGGCCGCGGATGTGGACCTTGAACAATTATAAATATATTTTTGGAGAGTCGGATATTTACCACGCCACCCTGATTTCTTTATTACGCACGGTGATCGGCACAGCGGTATCTGTCTTCTGTACGGCAATGCTCGCGTTCACTGTCAGCCGCCAGGAGTTTGTCCTGCGCAAGTTTGTTACCGTATTTTTTGTATTCACAATGTATTTCAGCGGGGGGCTGATTCCCGGCTATCTGCTGATCCGCAATCTGGGTTTGACGGATTCCTTCTGGGTCTACATTGTTCCGGGGGTTATCGGAGTCTTCAACATGATCGTCGTCAGATCCTTTATTGAAGGCCTGCCTGAAGGCATTCTGGAATCCGCGCGTATTGACGGGGCCGGGGAGTTCACAACCTTTATGCGCGTCGTATTGCCGCTGACTATTCCGGCCATGGCGACAGTATCGCTGTTTACAGCTGTAGGACAATGGAATTCCTGGTTTGATGTATTTTTATATAATTCCTCTAACATCAAGCTAAGTACACTTCAATATGAGCTGATGAAAATTTTACAGACCACCAACACCTCGGCGACAGCAGGCGCGGTGGAGGCCTATCAGTCTGCAGGGAACGCCGTAAGGGTTACTCCTACTTCCCTGCGGGCAACGATGACCATTATCGCCAGTGTTCCTATACTAATGGTCTATCCGTTCCTCCAGAGATATTTTGTCCAGGGGATGACCGTCGGGGGAGTAAAAGGCTAA